A genomic segment from Nicotiana tabacum cultivar K326 chromosome 9, ASM71507v2, whole genome shotgun sequence encodes:
- the LOC142163930 gene encoding F-box protein CPR1-like produces MITRYCYLHALEFPGYGCETAIIASLKDKKWRGIHCPYDILSLCVPDWITMHGRLHSRVRVKIINGIQCCGPHNSLIYFDVVSEKFHMFPIPDTVSEKIDQFQIPKLENAIVGLGVLNGCLSMTYLDYCKDLEIWIMKEYGVKESWTSLFIIRNLEICHYYGLAKPLFMRKTGKIVLLLWSNGAKVVAYNPKYDSIRDFLVPSERESINAITYVESLISPKEYYWNNYIHK; encoded by the coding sequence ATGATTACAAGGTACTGTTATTTACACGCCCTAGAATTCCCAGGTTATGGTTGTGAAACTGCTATAATAGCAAGTCTTAAAGACAAAAAGTGGAGGGGCATCCATTGCCCTTATGATATCTTATCACTATGTGTCCCTGATTGGATCACAATGCATGGACGACTTCACTCTAGGGTTAGGGTTAAGATCATAAATGGTATTCAATGTTGTGGTCCTCATAACAGCCTAATTTATTTTGATGTTGTCTCGGAAAAGTTTCATATGTTTCCAATCCCTGATACTGTCTCTGAAAAGATTGATCAGTTTCAAATCCCTAAGCTTGAGAATGCTATTGTTGGTTTAGGAGTTTTGAATGGATGTCTTTCTATGACTTACTTGGATTATTGTAAAGATCTTGAGATATGGATTATGAAGGAATACGGAGTAAAAGAATCATGGACATCCTTATTTATCATAAGGAATTTAGAAATATGCCATTATTATGGATTAGCAAAGCCCCTTTTTATGAGAAAGACTGGAAAAATAGTTCTCCTTCTATGGAGTAACGGAGCTAAAGTTGTTGCATACAATCCTAAGTATGATAGTATAAGAGACTTTCTTGTTCCGTCAGAAAGAGAAAGTATAAATGCCATTACATATGTGGAAAGCTTGATCTCGCCCAAAGAATACTACTGGAATAATTACATACACAAATAG